The window GCGGCTATCTGCTCGTCGCGCCCGGCACCGCCTCGACGGCGATCGAGGGCGTCTATGCGGCCGGCGACGTCACCGACCATGTCTATCGCCAGGCCGTCACGGCGGCGGGCATGGGCTGCATGGCCGCCCTCGAGGCCGTGCGCTTCCTCGCCGAGCAGGACCACATCCGCGACCGTCACCCGATCAGCCATGCCGAGGCCGAGAAGATCGGCGTCTGGTAGGGCTGCGGCGTGGGTAAGCGCTGGCGGCCATAAGGCCGCCAGCTTAAAAGGCCCATCAGAGCCCGGCGGCGCGAATGAAGACGGCCTCGAACTGAGCACCGGTCTTTCGCCTGAAGGTCACGGTTTTGGGCACCCCCGGCTCGAAGGCCATATGCTTCTTGAGCACGAAGACGCTGTTGCCGGGCACATCGGTACCGTCAATCCTGACCAGCTCGTCCCCGACCGCGACTCCCGCCTCCATGGCCTGAGAGTCCGCCTGGACCTGCTGGACCACGATCTTGGCGACGGTGGTCTTGGTCAGTCCTGTGGTCATCACCTGAACGGAAAAACCGATCTTTCTCGCCCTCGGCTTGGCGCCGGCCTCTGCTGACACGGCCAGGGCAAGCATGGTCACTCCGAACACAACAGACCGGCGCAAGGGGGCGAGCTTGATCTTGTCGGCGGCGGTCATGCGCATGGGTTCCTGAATTGAGGCCTGTCCGGACCTTCTAGTCAGGCAGATCGCAAAGACCCATGGCCCCAAAACGCCTAGCTCATATGCATTTATGCATGGATTGGCCCTGCGCCCCCGGACAGGGATCTTGCTAGGGAACGCCTCGCTTGCCGATGGGCGGGCAACTGCGCCGATCCGGTAGAGGCCTTAGCCCAGTTCTGCGCCCACTCCGAAGACGGCGCGGACCATGGGATAGGCCGGTCGCCCTGCCGGCCCTGACCCTAGTTCAAGGGCGACAACAGGTTCGGCGGCCGCTGTTTCGGCTTGGGCGGCGGGGCCTTGGGGGTCTCGGCAACGGGCGGCTTTTCAGCGGCAACCTCCGGAAGCTTGTCCAGGGCGCGGTTGATCTCGGCGATCTCTTCGGGCGTCGGGATCCGGCGACCGGCGACCGTCCCTTCGAACTTCAGGCGTTCACCGCCGGGGGCCGTGGCGTCGGGCACCGCAACCAGATGGGCCCCCGGGGCCAGGGTCGAGGGGATCAGGCCTGCTGCCTGGGCCTGGGCCAGGACCTGGGTATTGACCACCGCCCCGGCGGCCAGGGCCTCGGCTGGGGCGGCTTCGAGGGTACGGGCGTCACCGGCCAGCAGGATGTCGGCGGTCACGTCCTCACCGCCACGATACTTGCCCTTGAACGCCGCCAGGGTGCCCGACGGTCCGGTCCAGCGATAGAAGATGTGCTGCCCCACCTGGCGCAGCTTGACCAGGGTCGGGGCCCAATAGGGCGCGACATAGCTGGCGTGATAGTGGGTGGCGACACCCACATCCTTCATCACGAAGCCATTGAGGGCGCGGCGGGCCACCGACTCAGCCGAGGCCCAGAGCTGCGGATTGGGTTCGCGGGCCAGGGAGCCGTCGCAGGTGAAGCTGAACTGGCAACCGGTGGCGCGGGCGGCACCTTCATAGATCACGCCGCAGACGGTCTTGGGATAGCCCGGATGCCGCATGCGGTTGAGCACGGTCTGGGCCACGGCCTCCTGGCCGGCCAGGGGCTCGAAGGCGGATTCGAAATAGACCGCCTGGGCCAGGCAGCGCAGAGCCTTGGTGCGGTCCTCGACCGACGCCTTCAGCACGAACGGCTTCGCCGGCTCGATAGCCAGGGGCGCGGGCCGGCGCAGGCTGTTGATCAGGCGAGCCGTGTCGAAATCGGGCGCGGCATCGGAAAAGCGCGGGATCGAGGCCAGGTCGATCCGCTCCCAGCCGGGCACGCGACCCCAGTAGCGGGTATGGGGCCGGGGATCATGCCGACGGGCCAGGCTGAGCATGGCCGGATCCATATTGGCCACATAGCGGGTCAGGGCGGCGTCGGAGAAGCCCCGCGTCACCCGCGCCACCCCGGCCTCACGGCCATAGCCGCGCGGCACATAATAGGTGGCGCATGCGGAAAGGCCGCCCAGCAGCAAAAGCCCCAGGGCGGCCTTGATCCAAGACTTGGAAACGGCGGTCAACACGAAGCGGCTATTTGCCGCCCAGGGTCGCGCGGATCATCCAGGCGTGTTTCTCGTGGGCCTGCAGGCGCTGGGTCAGGAGGTCGGCGGTCGCTTCATCGCCCGCGTCGTCAGCGGCCGGAAAGGCGGCGCGCAGGGTGGCGATCACCGTCTCGTTGTCCTGCTTCAACTCGGTCAGCATGGCCTCCCAGTCTTGTTCGGGATCGCCATCCTTGATGCTGGAGAGATTGCCGAAGGCGGCATAGCCCTGCGGGGCCAGCTCGCCCAGGGCGCGAATGCGTTCAGCGATGGTGTCCAGCGCCGCCCACTCTTCCGAGTACTGACCTTCAAGCAAAACGTGCAGCGACTGGAAGTTGGGGCCTCTGACGTTCCAGTGATAGCCATGCGTCTTCAGATAGAGCGCATAGCTGTCGGCCAGGACCTTGTTCAGGCCGGCGGCGATCTCGCCGCGCTGTTTCGCCGAAAGACCGGTATTGGGGGCGGCGGCCATTCTCATCTCCCGTGTTGCGTGTTCTAGGTAAGCTCGTCCATGGTCTTGGCAAGCCTTGTTTCGGCGGAGAGCGACAAAGGTGAGTGAGGACATTTCAGCCCCATCCGTTGCCGACCGTGCACGCCTCCACGGACTGATAAGCGCGTGGCTGATCCCTCCCGTTCCACCGCCGGCCTGGCATTGCGCGCTGGCAACCCTGATCGCGACCGCAGCCGCCATTCTGATGCGCGTCACCCTGCTGGGCCTGAGCGGCGGCGTCGGGGCGACCCAGACCTTTTTCCCGGCCATTGTCCTGGTCACCCTCTATGCCGGCTGGAAATGGGGACTGGGTCCCATTGTCGCCGGCGCGGCCTTCGGCTGGTGGCTCTGGGGCGGCCGCGATGGCGAAACCCTGTCAGAAGACGAGATCGCCACCCTGGTGATCTTCCTGCTCTCCTCCACGATCACCCTGATCGTCGCCGAGGGGCTTAGGGGGGCCCTGCGGGGCCTTTCAGAGGCCCGTCGCCAACAGATGGATGCGGAAACCCGGCTGGAACTGACCCAGTCGGCAGCGGGTGTCGGCCCCTGGGACTGGGACATCCCCACCGATACCCTCTATCTGTCTCAAGGGGCCCGGCAGAATCTCGGCCTCTCACCCGACGAGCCCATTACCTGGGCCAATCTGGTCGATCACGTCCATCCCGACGATCGCGCCATGGTCGCCGAACGCATCCGCAACTCGGTCCGGGCCGGCGAGGCCTATGAGGTCGAGTATCGCCTCGCTGACCTGAGCCGGGGGGAACGCTGGATCCATGGGCGCGGCGAGGTCCGTCGCGACGACACCGGCCGGGCGGTTCGGATCCTGGGCCTGAACTTCGACGTCACCCGGCGGCGCCGCGACGAGGAGCGCGTGCGCGAGAGCGAAGCCCGCTTCCGCAGCCTGGCCGACAGCGCCCCGGCCCTTATGTGGATGTCACGGGTCGGCGGCCAGCGCGACTTCGTCAACAAGGCCTATTCTGACTTTGCCGGCTGCGACTATGAGGAAGCCCTGGTGCTGGACTGGCGCACGCGGCTGGATCCGCGCGACCTGCCCGTCATTCTCAAGGGCCAGATCGCCGGCGAGGGCAGCCGCAAGCCCTTCAGCCTGGAAGGCCGCTATCGCCGCGCTGATGGCGAATGGCGCTGGCTGAAATCCTTTTCCCAGCCTCGCCATGCCCCTGACGGGGCCTTTGACGGTTTCATCGGTATCGCCTTCGACAATACCGATGCCAAGCAGGCCGAGGCGGACCTGGCCAGCGTCAATGAACTGCTGGCCGAGCGTGTTCAGGCCGCCGTCGCCGAGCGGGATGCGGCCCAGGCCGCCCTGTTCCAGTCCCAGAAGCTGGAGGCCATCGGCCAGTTGACCGGCGGCGTGGCCCACGACTTCAATAACCTGCTGACCGTGATCATCGGTGCGCTGGATGTGGTCGAGCGGCATCCGGAGGACGAGGCGCGTCGCCAGCGCATGATCGCCGCCGCCCTGGCCGCCGCCAAACGCGGCGAAAAGCTCACCCAGCATTTGCTGGCCTTCGCCCGCCGCCAGCCGCTTCGGCCAGAGATCTGCCGTATCGATCACCTGATCGCGGAAAGCGAAGGCCTGTTGCGTCGCGCCCTGGGCGACGCCTACGATTTCCGCCTGCGACTGGGGGGCGGCATTCGCAATGTCCTGGTGGATTCCGGCCAGTTCGAGGCCGCCCTGCTCAACCTCGTGGTCAATGCCCGCGATGCGACGCCGGCCGGCGGCGAGATCACCATCGAGACCCGCCCCGTGACCTTGCCGGTCGGGTTCGGCGATCTGGGCCCGGGTCAGTATCTGAGGGTGGCGGTCCGCGACACGGGGTCCGGCATGGATGTCGAGACAGCGGCGCGGGCGGTCGAGCCGTTCTTCACGACCAAGCCGCCCGGCGAGGGCACCGGCCTTGGCCTGTCCCAGGTCTATGGCTTCGCCCGGCAAAGCGGCGGCTCGGTGGACATCGAAACCCGCCCGGGTCAGGGGGCCTGCGTCGCCATGTTGCTGCCCATCGCCGAGGCCGCGGATCTGCCGACGGCTTCGGCCGCCATTGATCCGATCGCCAATCAGGTTCCGACCCGTGTGCTGCTGGTGGAAGACGATCCCCAGGTCGCCGAAATGGTCGACGCCATGCTTAGCGATCTGGGCCACACGGTAAGCCGGGCGGCCGGCGTCGACGAAGCCCTCGACTGCCTGGCACGGGATCCCGCCATCGGACTGGTCCTCAGCGACGTGATCATGCCGGGTGGCCGCAGCGGCGTCGACCTGGCCGAGTCCCTGGCCCGGAGCCACCCCGGCCTGCCGGTGGTGCTCTGCTCCGGATATACGGGTGGCGACCAGGGTCGCGCCCAGGCGGGGGCCTGGCCGTTCCTGAGCAAGCCCTTCTCGCTCGACAGCCTGGCACGGGCACTGAGCGCGGCTCGGACGCCCTGAAGCGTCCGAAGCGGGACACCTCTTTGCAAGCTCATCACAAAGGGCTATATGTGTTTCGTCACTTATGCTCAATTTCAGCATAAGCCGGACGCCGGAACGGTTAGCCCTGCTCCGGCGTTTTTTGAGGCCCCACAAATGCTCAGATTGAGCATAAGCGAGGATCACATGGCCGACGGGTTTGCCGCCTTGGAGTTCACCCCGCAGATCGAAGCGGAGACCGCCAACGTATGGGACAAGGTCAAGCACCATGTCACACCGCTGGAGTGGCGCAGCCAGGCCCCGCTGATCGCCGAGATCAACCGGCTCAAGCGCGAGAAGAATGCCGCGATCCTGGCCCACAACTACATGACCCCCGACATCTTCCACGGGGTGGGTGACTTCGTCGGCGACAGCCTGGCCCTGGCCAAGGAAGCCGCCAAGAGCGACGCCCAGATCATCGTCCAGGCCGGCGTGCACTTCATGGCCGAGACCAGCAAGGTCCTGTCGCCCCAGAAGAAGATCCTGATCCCGGACCTCAAGGCCGGCTGTAGCCTGGCCTCCTCGATCACCGGTGCCGATGTCCGGCTGATCAAGCAGCGCTATCCGGGCGTGCCGGTGGTCACCTATGTCAACACCACCGCCGAGGTGAAGGCCGAGACCGACATCTGCTGCACCAGCGCCAATGCCGTGCAGGTGGTGGAGTGGGCCGCGCGCGAATGGGGGACCGACAAGGTCATCCTGATCCCCGACGAGTATCTGGCCCGCAACGTGGCGCGTCAGACCGAGGTGAAGATCATCGCCTGGGCCGGTCACTGCGAGGTGCACAAGCGCTTCACCGCCAGCGACATCGCCGACATGCGCGCGGCCTGGCCCGGTGCTGAGGTGCTGGCCCACCCCGAATGTCCGACCGAGATCCTGGAGGCCGCCGACTTCGCCGGATCGACCGCGGCGATGAACGACTATGTGGCGGCCCGCAAGCCGGCGCAGGTGGTGCTGATCACCGAATGCTCCATGGCCTCCAACGTCCAGGCCGAGAGCCCGCTGACCCAGTTCATCGGTCCCTGCAACCTGTGCCCGCACATGAAGCGCATCACCCTTCAGAACATCCACGACGCCCTGGTTCACGAGCAGTTCGAGGTGACGGTGGACGCCGACATCATCGACCGTGCGGCCCTGGCCGTGCAGCGGATGATCGACCTGCCACCGCCGCTTGTTCCCGCCCGCTACGACCTCGTGAAGGCCCGCCATCACGTGGACGTGGAGCTGATCTAGTCCCCTTTCCTCCCGCCCTCCCCGGGGAGTGTGACATGACCGATCGCCTGATCTTCGACGGCCCCGTGATCCTCGGGGCCGGTCTCGCCGGCCTGACCGCTGCCCTCGCGGCTGGGCGCGCCCTGGTGCTGTCTCCGACCCCGCTGGCGACCGGCTGCTCCAGCGCCTGGGCCCAGGGCGGCATGGCGGCGGCCCTGTCAGAGGACGACACCCCCGCCCTGCACGCGGCCGATACGGAGGCGGCCGGCGCGGGCCTGTGTGATCCCGAGGCGGTGGCCTTGCTGACCACCGAAGGCCCAGGGGCCGTCCGTGCGCTCGCTGCCCTCGGCGCGCCGTTTGACACCCGCGACGGCGACTTCACCCTCAGCCTGGAAGCGGCCCACTCCAAGGCCCGGGTCGCCCGCGTCGGCGGCGACGGGGCCGGGGCGGCGATCATGGCCGCTGTCATCGCCGCCGTCCGCGCGGCACCGGCCATCGAGATCCGCGAGCGAGCCCGCGCCCGCCGGCTGCTGCAGGACGCCTCCGGCCGCGTCATCGGCGTATTGGCCGATATCGACGGCCGGCTGGTCGAGATCCTCGCCCCCTCAGTCATCCTGGCCACCGGCGGGATCGGCGGCCTCTATGCCGTGACCACCACCCCCGCCGAGGTGCGCGGCGAGGGCCTGGGCCTGGCGGCCCTGGCCGGGGCGGTGATCGCCGACCCCGAGTTCGTGCAGTTCCACCCGACGGCCATCGACATCGGCCGCGACCCCGCGCCCCTGGCCACAGAAGCCCTGCGGGGCGAGGGCGCGATCCTGCGCAACAGCGACGCCCGCGCCTTCATGGAAGACTATCACCCGGCCCGGGAACTGGCCCCGCGCGACGTGGTGGCCCGCGCCATCCATGCCGAGCGCGAGGCGGGCCGGGGGGCCTTCCTCGATGCCACCGTGGTGGTCGGCGGCCACTTCCCCCAAGCGTTCCCGGCCGTCTTCGAAGCCTGCATGAGCGGCGGCGTTGATCCGCGCAGGGCCATGATCCCGGTGGTTCCAGCGGTCCACTATCACATGGGCGGCGTGGCTACCGATCTGGACGGCCAGACCTCCCTGGCAGGGCTCTATGCGGCCGGCGAATGCGCCGCCACCGGCGTGCACGGGGCCAATCGCCTGGCCTCCAACAGCCTGCTGGAGGCCGCCGTGTTCGGGGCCCGGGCCGGCCGCGCGGCGGCGGCGGTCAAGGCCAAAGGCGGCCCGCCGGTCCTGCTGGAGCCCCTCCCCGACCTGCCGGACGCCGCCCTGCAGGCCCTGCGCAAGGCCATGAGCCGCGACGCCGGTGTGATCCGCGAGGCTGAGGGCCTGACCCGTCTGCTGGCCGAGATCGACGGGCTGGAAGCCGCCCATGGACTCTGCCCGACCCTGATCGCCGCTCGCCTGATCGTCGACGCCGCCCTGGCCCGCGAAGAAAGCCGCGGCGGCCACTTCCGCGCCGACTTCCCGGAAACGGGCGAGGCGGTGCGCACGTTCGTCACGCTGCAAACCGAGAGCGCCGCCGTGCGCTATGCCGCCGAATGACCCTCTCACCGCTTCCCGATCTCCTGATACGTCCGATCATTGATCTCGCCCTGACCGAAGACCTCGGCCGGGCCGGTGACATCACAGGGGAGGCCTGTATCGATCCGGGTGCCCGCCTGTCGGTGGCCTGGGTCAGTCGTCAGGACGGCCGCGTCTCAGGCCTGTCCTGCGCCCGCCTGGCCCTGGCGGCGATGGATCCGACGGCGCGCTTCGAGATCGTCACCGCCGACGGCTCTGACTGCGCGCCGGGCACGGTACTGGCCCGGGCGGAAGGCAAGGCCCGCGCCGTGTTGATCGCCGAACGCACGGGACTGAACCTGCTGGGCCGGCTGTCGGGCATCGCCACCCTGACCCGGGCCTATGTCCGCGCGGTCGAGGGCACGGGCGCGACCATCGTCGATACCCGCAAGACCACCCCGGGCCTGAGGGCCCTGGAGAAATATGCGGTGCGCTGTGGCGGCGGGACCAACCACCGCTTCGGCCTGGATGACGCTATCCTGATCAAGGACAACCACGTCGCCGCCTGCGGTGGGGTCGGTGAAGCCGTCCGACGGGCGCGGGCCTTCGCCGGCCATCTGGTCAAGGTGGAAGTCGAGGTCGACGGCCTGGACCAACTGGAAGACGCCCTGAAGCACAGCCCGGACGTGGTGATGCTGGACAATTTCAGCCTCGACGACCTGCGGACGGCCGTGGCCCTGGCCAAGGGCCGGGCGGTGCTGGAGGCCTCGGGCGGCGTCAACCTGACCACTGTGCGGGCCATCGCGGAAACCGGCGTGGACGTGATCAGCGTCGGGGCCCTGACCCACTCGGCACCAGTGCTGGATATCGGGCTGGACGCGGTCTGAGGTGATGCAGATGCTCGCCCTCTGGGGGAGCTGTCGGCAAAGCCGACTGAGGGGGACAGCTGGGCATTCGCCGCGACATCCCCCTCCGGCCCTGTGGGCAACCTCCCCCCAAAAGGGGGAGGAGCTAGGCCTTAGCCCCAGATCTTCATCAGTTCCCGCACAACCATCACCGCCAGGGTGATCGTCGAGGTCGCAAACAGCAGGAACCGCAGGTTCACGACGTTCACCGTCACCTGCACCAGGCTGTGCAACACCCGCAGGCCCACATAGGCCCAGGCCAGCTTCATCGCCAGATCGTCGCCATGACCGGCTACGGCGATCGCCAGGGCGGCGGCGTAGAAGATGGTCGGCTGTTCCATCAGATGGTTGTAGTTGTCGGCCGCCTGGCGCGGCCCGGCGGGCAGGACGTCCAGCGAGCCCGGAAAGGCGGCGTCCTGCGGCTTGACGCCGGCCTTGGCCATGGCCGGGATGCGGCGGATATACATCCACAGCCAGATCACCAGCGACCAGGCCACCAGCGCCATTACCGGCGCGATCATCGTGTTCATTTGGAGCGTCCCTCCCCGGACGTTTTGTTTGTGCGGGGAGGTTAGACGCAGAACAGTGATCTTGCGAAGCCTGACGTGCGGGAAAGATGCTCCCCCTCTGGGGGAGCTGTCGCGGAGCGACTGAGGGGGATAGCTGGACCTAGGCCGCGCGACCCCCTCCGGCCCTCTGGGCCACCTCCCCCCAAGAGGGGAGGATCTACGCCTTAGGCCCGGTCGCGGAAGGGATCGGCCGGATAGACCCCGAGGATCTCGAAGGTCTCGGAGAAGAAGCGCAGCTCGTCGAAGGCCAGGGCCAGGCTGCGGTCCTCGGGACGACCATCGACCTCGGCATAGAAGATGGTGGCCGTGAAGGCACCGCCCTCCATGTAGCTCTCCAGCTTGGTCATGTTGACGCCGTTGGTCGCAAAGCCGCCCATGGCCTTGTAGAGCGCGGCCGGCAGGTTGCGGACCTTGAACACGAAGCTGGTCACGCAGCGATGGGTGAAGGCCGGTGGCTCGGGAGAGGTCTCGGCCGTCATCACCAGGAAGCGGGTGGTGTTGTGGCGCTCGTCTTCGATGTCGCTGGCCAGGATGTCGAGACCATAGATCTCGGCCGCCAGGGCCGGGGCCACGGCCCCACGGGTCGGGTCGGGCCTCAGGGCCAGGGCCTTGGCCGCACCGGCCGTGTCGCCGGCCGACTCGGTGGTGACGCCCAGCTTGCGCAGGCTGTTGCGGCACTGGGCCAGGGCGATCGGCATCGAGGCCACCACCTTGATGTCCTCCAGCTTGACCCCGGCATTGGCCATCAGCTGGAAGCGGATCGGCTTGAAGCGTTCACCGATGATCTTCAGGCCCGAAGCCGGCAACAGATGGTGCACATCGGCGACCCGACCGGCGATCGAGTTCTCGATCGGGATCATGCCCAAGGCGCAGACCCCGGACTTGATGGCCTCAAAGGCCTCCTGGAAGGTGGCGCAGGGATAGGCTTCATAGTCCGGAAAATAGGTGCGGCAGGCCTCGTGGCTGTTGGCGCCGGGTTCGCCCTGAAAGGCGATCTTCTTGAGGATGCTCATGCTGTCTTCCGGGCCTGCTCACGGGCCGCTTCAAGGTCAGAGGGATTATCGACGGAGATCGGCGCTTCGGGGGCCACGGCGGCGCGGATCGTCATGCCCAGCTCCATGGCGCGCAGCTGCTCCAGCTTCTCGCGCTGTTCGAGCGCCGAAGGGGCTGCAGCGTTGAAGGCTTCCAGTGCCTCGCGCCGATAGCCGTAGATGCCGATATGGCGCCAGATCGGGCCGTCGCCATAAAGGGTCGACCGGGTGAAATAGAGGGCCCGGCCGCTCGTGCCGTCATCCTCCATGGCCAGGACAGCCTTGACCACGTCCGGATTGGTCCGGTCTGAGGGCGAGGCTTCGGCCGCAACGACGGTAGCGATGTCGCAATCCCCGAAGTCCTGCAACAGGCCGGCGCAGGCGCTCAGCACCGACGGATCGACAAAGGGCATGTCGCCTTGCAGGTTGATGACCACATCGTGCTCGAAATGGGGATCAAGCTCGGCCAGGGCCGCCAGGATGCGGTCCGAGCCGGAGGGCAGTTGCGGGTCGGTCAGCACGGCGCGACCACCTGCCGCATGCACGGCCTCGACGATCTCGCGATCCCCCGCAGCCACCGCCACAGGGCCGATATTGGCCTTGAGCGCCTGGTTCAGAACGCGGACAATCATGGGCAAGCCGCCGATATCGGCCAGGGGCTTGTCCGGAAGGCGGGTGGCGGCCATCCGTGCGGGGATCAGGACGATAGGGTTCATGAGTTCAATATCGCTGCTGCCCGGTTGCGCGAGGGGCGGTAGCGTGTAAGAGACGCGAGCGCAATAAGAGGCGCGCGCGGGGGATTCCCCGCCGCGGGTTTGGGCCCCGCCCCCGGCGGGCCGGTAAGAGGCTGACAAGGCTGAGATGAGCGACCTGACGTTCAACAAAATCGCTGGCGGCGTGCTGCTGACCGGCCTCGTTATTTTCGGTCTGCGGGAAGCATCGACCATCGTGTTCCAGAAGCACGAGGTCGAAAAGGCCGGTTACGAAATCGCGGTCGAGGAGACCACCGGAGGCGGCGGTGCCGCTGCGGTCGAGGTCGCGCCTGACTGGGGTACCGCCCTGCTGCTGCCGGCCAATATCGCCGCTGGCCAGGCCGTCGCGGCCAAGTGCGCTGCCTGCCACAAGATGGACCCGTCGAACCCCAACAGCATCGGTCCGGGCCTGTACGCCATTCTGGGCCACAAGCCCGGTTCGCACGCCGGCTTCGCCTATTCCAGCGCGATGAAGGAATTCGGCGCCAAGAACCCGGTGTGGGATTATGACCACATGTACGAGTTCCTGAAGGCACCCGGTAAGTACATCTCCGGCACCAACATGACCTTCGTCGGCCTGAAGAAGCCGGAAGATCGCGTTGCGATCATCGCCTATCTGCACAGCCTGGGTTCGACCCTGCCGGTTCCGGCTCCCAAGCCGGCTGAAGCTGCTGCTCCGGCTGCGGCCGAAGGCGCTCCGGCCGCCGCGCCGGAAGCCGGTGCTGCCGCCGCTGGTGCGCCTGCGGCCCCGGCTGCGGCCCCCGCAGCCCAGTAATCGGGCTCCGATCCTGACATCAAGGGCCGCGAAGTTCGCTTCGCGGCCCTTCTTGTTTTTCGCCGCAGATCCTGCCCTTCCGCTGAAGGCGGCTCTATGAGCCGGAGTGGGTAAGGCGACGTCAGCCGTAAAGACCCCCGCAGTCACTGCGTGAAAGCCCCCACGGGGGAAGCGTCAAACGTCTCAGGGTCGCCGGTAGCCGAGCGGCGCTCCGACCCCTGCGGCCTCGATACGGGCCACGGCCTCGGTCAGGGGCTCGATCGCCACGGCCATGTGGTGGGCATTGGCATGCAGGATGGTGTCCGGATCCAGCAGGATGGCGACGTGCCCCTTCCAGAACACCAGATCCCCGCGCCGACGCTCTGAGGCCTCGACCGGGCGGAAAAAGTCCCTCTGCAGATCGGTATCGCGCGGACAGGCCCGGTTACAGGCCGCCAGGGCCTGCTGGACCAGGGCAGAGCAGTCCAGCCCGAGCGATTCGCGCCCGCCCCATTGGTAGGGCGCGCCAAGGAACCTCTGGGCCACGGCGACATAGTCGTCTTCACCCCGGCCGACGGGCGTCAGATGGTCGGCGATGAACCAGCCCGAGCGCGCCGCCCGGGCAAACCGCCCCTCACAGGCCTCAACCGTCACCAGGGCCCCCAGGCTGTAGAGCCCGACAATGGCCGACTTGATGTCCGGAGCACTGAAAGCATAGGTGCGCAGCGCCGAGACGGCATGGCTGGCGGTCAGGACCGGGGCCGAAAGGGCGTCACTGGGCACATAGCCGACATAGCCGTCGCGCCCCGCCTGGCCGAAGGCGAAGCCGTCGACCTCGAACAGCACGTCGAAGCGCTCACCGAAGGCCAGTTGGTCTTCCTGCTCGGCGTCGGGGGCCGGGGCCTTGCGGATCGAGGCAATGGGCGCACTGGCCTGCATGGACTGGGTCGCTGCAAAGCGCTCGGCCGCGACCCGGCCCTCCAGCCGGATGTCGGCCAGGCCGTCGCGGATCAAGGTCAGGCGGCGATCCGGCGCGCTCATGCGGCAAACCTCGTCTTGAGCATGGCGAACAGGGCCCGGATCGCCTGGGCCTCACCGCCGACCGGATAGCCGGGCCGCCCCTTGGGGTTCCAGGCATAGAGGTCGAAATGGGCCCAGGGTCCGATGCCGTCGCCGGCGGGCGCGAAGCGCTGCAGGAACAGGGCGGCGGTCGTGGCCCCGGCCTGGGCCCAGGGGGCGGAATCGTTCTGGAGATCGGCGATGTCGCTGTCGATGGCCTCCCCATAGGCCTCGGTCAGGGGCATGCGCCACAGCGGATCAAAGGTCGCCTGCGACGCGCGCGCGATCTGATCGGCCAGGGCGTCATCCGCCGTCCAGAACGGGATCACAAACGGCCCCAGGGCCACGCGGGCCGCGCCGGTCAGGGTGGCGAGGTCCAGGGTCAGGGCCGGCTTGAGCTCGGCGGCGCGGGCCAGGGCATCGGCCAGGATCAGGCGGCCCTCGGCGTCGGTATTGCCCACCTCGACGGTCAGGCCGGCGCGGGTCTGCAGGATGTCACCCGGCCGCATGGCGTCGCCGCTGATGGCATTCTCGACCACCGGAGTCAGAACCACCAGCCGAACCGGCAGCTTTGCCGCCATCACAATCTTGGCCAGGGCCAGGGCATGGGCGGCGCCGCCCATGTCCTTCTTCATCAGCCGCATGCCCGAGGCTGGCTTGATGTCCAGGCCACCGGTGTCGAACACTACCCCCTTGCCGACCAGGGCGACCAGGGGATGTGAAGGCTCGCCCCAGCTCAGTTCCAGGATCCGGGGCGCGCGATGCGGGACTGCGGCGCGGCCGACGGCGTGGACGGCCG of the Caulobacter henricii genome contains:
- a CDS encoding PDZ domain-containing protein — its product is MTAADKIKLAPLRRSVVFGVTMLALAVSAEAGAKPRARKIGFSVQVMTTGLTKTTVAKIVVQQVQADSQAMEAGVAVGDELVRIDGTDVPGNSVFVLKKHMAFEPGVPKTVTFRRKTGAQFEAVFIRAAGL
- a CDS encoding cell wall hydrolase, with protein sequence MLTAVSKSWIKAALGLLLLGGLSACATYYVPRGYGREAGVARVTRGFSDAALTRYVANMDPAMLSLARRHDPRPHTRYWGRVPGWERIDLASIPRFSDAAPDFDTARLINSLRRPAPLAIEPAKPFVLKASVEDRTKALRCLAQAVYFESAFEPLAGQEAVAQTVLNRMRHPGYPKTVCGVIYEGAARATGCQFSFTCDGSLAREPNPQLWASAESVARRALNGFVMKDVGVATHYHASYVAPYWAPTLVKLRQVGQHIFYRWTGPSGTLAAFKGKYRGGEDVTADILLAGDARTLEAAPAEALAAGAVVNTQVLAQAQAAGLIPSTLAPGAHLVAVPDATAPGGERLKFEGTVAGRRIPTPEEIAEINRALDKLPEVAAEKPPVAETPKAPPPKPKQRPPNLLSPLN
- a CDS encoding Dps family protein translates to MAAAPNTGLSAKQRGEIAAGLNKVLADSYALYLKTHGYHWNVRGPNFQSLHVLLEGQYSEEWAALDTIAERIRALGELAPQGYAAFGNLSSIKDGDPEQDWEAMLTELKQDNETVIATLRAAFPAADDAGDEATADLLTQRLQAHEKHAWMIRATLGGK
- a CDS encoding hybrid sensor histidine kinase/response regulator; this encodes MRVTLLGLSGGVGATQTFFPAIVLVTLYAGWKWGLGPIVAGAAFGWWLWGGRDGETLSEDEIATLVIFLLSSTITLIVAEGLRGALRGLSEARRQQMDAETRLELTQSAAGVGPWDWDIPTDTLYLSQGARQNLGLSPDEPITWANLVDHVHPDDRAMVAERIRNSVRAGEAYEVEYRLADLSRGERWIHGRGEVRRDDTGRAVRILGLNFDVTRRRRDEERVRESEARFRSLADSAPALMWMSRVGGQRDFVNKAYSDFAGCDYEEALVLDWRTRLDPRDLPVILKGQIAGEGSRKPFSLEGRYRRADGEWRWLKSFSQPRHAPDGAFDGFIGIAFDNTDAKQAEADLASVNELLAERVQAAVAERDAAQAALFQSQKLEAIGQLTGGVAHDFNNLLTVIIGALDVVERHPEDEARRQRMIAAALAAAKRGEKLTQHLLAFARRQPLRPEICRIDHLIAESEGLLRRALGDAYDFRLRLGGGIRNVLVDSGQFEAALLNLVVNARDATPAGGEITIETRPVTLPVGFGDLGPGQYLRVAVRDTGSGMDVETAARAVEPFFTTKPPGEGTGLGLSQVYGFARQSGGSVDIETRPGQGACVAMLLPIAEAADLPTASAAIDPIANQVPTRVLLVEDDPQVAEMVDAMLSDLGHTVSRAAGVDEALDCLARDPAIGLVLSDVIMPGGRSGVDLAESLARSHPGLPVVLCSGYTGGDQGRAQAGAWPFLSKPFSLDSLARALSAARTP
- the nadA gene encoding quinolinate synthase NadA produces the protein MADGFAALEFTPQIEAETANVWDKVKHHVTPLEWRSQAPLIAEINRLKREKNAAILAHNYMTPDIFHGVGDFVGDSLALAKEAAKSDAQIIVQAGVHFMAETSKVLSPQKKILIPDLKAGCSLASSITGADVRLIKQRYPGVPVVTYVNTTAEVKAETDICCTSANAVQVVEWAAREWGTDKVILIPDEYLARNVARQTEVKIIAWAGHCEVHKRFTASDIADMRAAWPGAEVLAHPECPTEILEAADFAGSTAAMNDYVAARKPAQVVLITECSMASNVQAESPLTQFIGPCNLCPHMKRITLQNIHDALVHEQFEVTVDADIIDRAALAVQRMIDLPPPLVPARYDLVKARHHVDVELI